AATCTACAGGATGCTGGCGACCCTGTTGAACACGCCCAAGCCTATGACCGCGAAGGGGCAGATGAACTTGTTTTGCTCGATATTACCGCCTCTCACGAGGGGCGCGAGACGCTTCTTGATGTGGTGCGGCGCGTTGCCGATTCTGTGTTTATACCGTTTTGCGTAGGGGGGGGCTTGCGCAGCGTGGAGGATATTCGGGCAACGCTCCTCGCCGGGGCAGATAAAGTCTCGTTGAATTCCAGCGCGGTGCGCACACCAACCTTGATCACCGAGGGGGCGCGGTACTTCGGCAGCCAGTGTATCGTTGTTGCCATAGACCCCAAATGGGCAGGTGATCATTGGGAGGTCTATATCAATGGTGGGCGTGTCCCCACAGGGCTGGATGCGCTTGAGTGGGCAAAACAGGTTGAAGCATTGGGCGCGGGCGAGATTTTGTTGACGAGTATGGATCGGGATGGGACGCGAGAGGGGTATAACATCCCACTCACTCGCGCCATTGCCGAATCCGTTTCCATTCCGGTGATAGCCAGCGGGGGCGCCGGGTCAAAAGATCATTTTGCCACTGCCTTCAGCGAGGGAAAAGCAGACGCCGCCCTTGCCGCCAGCCTCTTTCACTACCGCGATCTGACCATTGCCGAGGTCAAGGCATATCTTGCCGCGAAGGGTATTCCTGTACGCGCCTAAACGGTGAGGATCAAGGTGTCGTAGGCAAACATAACCTCCGGTATGATCCCCTGTCGTGCCGCATTGATCCGCCGTGCCACCTCCTGATACTCGGTGAGGTGAAGGCGGTCTGTCTCGTTCAGGTGAACGAACACTACACGTTCGGCATCAAGGCAGCGTAATAGGTCTAAAACCTGCCCATGTGTTATTTCTCGTTTCAAAAGCGGGTGATTCAGCGGGATGCGGCGCTCGCCCGTAAGTGGGTGGAGATCAAAGACCCCTGCCGGTATAAATACGAGGTCAAGATGTCCTAAATCCGGCGGGGGCAACCACCCGAACACCTCATCGATCAGAATCAACACTCGTTTGGGGCGTTCGTCTGTCCATTCCAAAAGAAAACCACAGGCGATCTCCTCAGCGAGTTGGAGCGGGGTTACTTTTACACCCTGAATGATCACTGACTCATGGGTAGGGATGATGGCAACCGTGATCACCCCTGCCGCCACTGCGTAATCGCACTTTGTTTTGAGGGCGTGGTATTCCTCGAAGGTTGCTGCGACATTGACGGGAAGGTAGACGGTTGTTGGGTTGACGACGGGTGGAAATTCATAAAGCGACTCAGGATTTGAGTTCCAATTTCCCTCCCACACGCGAAACCCCGCCGTATGATCGGGATGCCAATGGCTGTAAAAGACAGAATCAACGCGGAGGATGCCTGCGCGGTTAAGCTGCACAGCGATTTCTTCTGGGGTGTCGATCAACAGCTTCAGATCGTGAATGAATAGGGAAGGACCATAACGCGTGTAGGGTGCGCCTTTTTGCCGTGCTTCAACACAGATGGGGCAAGGGCAAAACGGGCGCGGAACGCCCCATGCCCCGCCTGCCCCCAAAACTTCGATTCGCATTCCGCTTGGCTTGCTCCATTCATACAAAAGGTACAATGCAGTGTAATTGTACACATCCATAAGGTGATAGGCGCTCATGCCCCCCATCCCAACGCCCAACCCACACACCGCTCGCCGCGCCCTACGTGCTATTCTTGAGGCGCGGTCACCTCTTGCGGGCTTAGCTGTTTTCGCCCGCGATCTCGGCAATGTTTACCGGATCACCTTGCCCGGTTTTAATCCGGTAATGGTGGCGGGGGCAGAGGCGTGCCGTTGGGTTCTGGTGGAGGCACGTGAGGATTTACGCTGGAACTCTCCCGGCGATCCTATTGCTGTACTGCTGCGGGAGGGATTACTTGTTGCGGATGGTGAGATTCATGACACAATGCGGGCGCGGATGAACCCTGCTCTGCACAAGACAGCGCTCACCAGTTACCTTGAG
This genomic interval from Anaerolineales bacterium contains the following:
- a CDS encoding MBL fold metallo-hydrolase, with protein sequence MSAYHLMDVYNYTALYLLYEWSKPSGMRIEVLGAGGAWGVPRPFCPCPICVEARQKGAPYTRYGPSLFIHDLKLLIDTPEEIAVQLNRAGILRVDSVFYSHWHPDHTAGFRVWEGNWNSNPESLYEFPPVVNPTTVYLPVNVAATFEEYHALKTKCDYAVAAGVITVAIIPTHESVIIQGVKVTPLQLAEEIACGFLLEWTDERPKRVLILIDEVFGWLPPPDLGHLDLVFIPAGVFDLHPLTGERRIPLNHPLLKREITHGQVLDLLRCLDAERVVFVHLNETDRLHLTEYQEVARRINAARQGIIPEVMFAYDTLILTV
- the hisF gene encoding imidazole glycerol phosphate synthase subunit HisF, which translates into the protein MLAKRIIPCLDVNGGRVVKGVNFINLQDAGDPVEHAQAYDREGADELVLLDITASHEGRETLLDVVRRVADSVFIPFCVGGGLRSVEDIRATLLAGADKVSLNSSAVRTPTLITEGARYFGSQCIVVAIDPKWAGDHWEVYINGGRVPTGLDALEWAKQVEALGAGEILLTSMDRDGTREGYNIPLTRAIAESVSIPVIASGGAGSKDHFATAFSEGKADAALAASLFHYRDLTIAEVKAYLAAKGIPVRA